In Janibacter sp. CX7, a single genomic region encodes these proteins:
- a CDS encoding hydroxymethylglutaryl-CoA lyase, with translation MSRALPQTEPAADLPRRVTIYEVGPRDGLQNEKATVPTEVKAQFVRRLAAAGLQTIETTSFVSPRWVPQLADATELLADLDEVGRGPLRPVLVPNERGLDRALESGVGAVAIFGSATETFAQKNLGRSRAESVEMFAPVVRRAQDAGLWVRAYVSMCFGDPWEGPVPVDQVADACAELMDLGCDQLSVGDTIGTGTTGHVEALLAALDRRGIGMDRIGVHFHDTYGQALANTLTALRAGVSVVDASTGGLGGCPYAKSATGNLATEDLVWMLDGAGVETGVDLDALVETSVWMAQQLGKPSPSRVVKALSGA, from the coding sequence ATGAGTCGTGCACTGCCGCAGACCGAGCCCGCCGCCGACCTGCCCCGTCGGGTGACGATCTACGAGGTCGGTCCGCGCGACGGCCTGCAGAACGAGAAGGCGACCGTCCCGACCGAGGTCAAGGCGCAGTTCGTGCGCCGGCTCGCCGCCGCCGGCCTGCAGACGATCGAGACGACCTCCTTCGTCTCGCCCCGCTGGGTGCCGCAGCTGGCCGACGCGACCGAGCTGCTCGCCGACCTCGACGAGGTGGGGCGCGGCCCCCTTCGCCCCGTGCTCGTGCCCAACGAACGCGGTCTCGACCGTGCCCTCGAGTCCGGGGTCGGGGCGGTCGCGATCTTCGGCAGCGCGACGGAGACCTTCGCCCAGAAGAACCTCGGGCGCTCGCGGGCGGAGTCGGTCGAGATGTTCGCCCCCGTGGTGCGGCGCGCGCAGGACGCGGGGCTGTGGGTGCGGGCCTATGTCTCGATGTGCTTCGGCGACCCGTGGGAGGGGCCGGTGCCGGTGGACCAGGTGGCCGACGCCTGTGCCGAGCTCATGGACCTCGGCTGCGACCAGCTCTCCGTCGGCGACACGATCGGCACCGGCACGACCGGCCACGTCGAGGCGCTGCTCGCCGCCCTCGACCGGCGGGGCATCGGGATGGACCGGATCGGCGTGCACTTCCACGACACCTACGGGCAGGCCCTGGCCAACACGCTGACCGCGCTGCGTGCCGGCGTGAGCGTCGTCGACGCCTCGACCGGTGGTCTCGGCGGCTGCCCCTATGCCAAGTCGGCCACGGGCAACCTCGCGACCGAGGACCTCGTGTGGATGCTCGACGGCGCCGGAGTGGAGACGGGTGTCGACCTCGACGCCCTCGTCGAGACGAGCGTGTGGATGGCGCAGCAGCTCGGCAAGCCCTCGCCCTCGCGCGTGGTCAAGGCGCTCTCCGGCGCCTGA
- a CDS encoding helicase-associated domain-containing protein, which produces MRSLAEDIRQRSDAELTALLDLRPDLARPQPADLTALAARASTRASTARAVDHLDLPHLTALQACAIAGSTDPATIAPFVGVDEEEAGTLVDDLTTAALLWRSPDGPALVRTVTDVLGPHPAGLGPSAATLGHALPLDLPATLADLTVEQTQVLAHITAHGPTATVPGDPDGRTGRAVAELVDAGLLAAPDGDHVVVPREVGLAVRGGRLRAEPVGEVTPPPTYDPDDVDRAATASATELVALVDELLDHADDLRPRVLRSGGLAVRDLRTLATRIDLDETGTTLLLELALGAALLADDHALDPTWRLTTRVDDWRALPPARRWSALALPWLHSLRATVVPAPEDGGRVNALSEGMVWPPVRALRHEVLEILAALPAGSAPDTATVVRLLHERRPRRMPHQADEVIAALLREGETLGVTGRGALGSFGRLLLSDEAAATDRLAELVPDPVDQLLLQADLTAVVPGTPVPELAAVLRRSSVLESRGGASVHRFTETALRGALDAGWTADDLLESLARFSATPVPQPLDYLVRDVARRHGQLRVGSAGSYLRSDDPTHLEALLGHRDLGHLQLRQLAPTVLVSPAGPSTLLEALREIGAAPALEGSGGVVSSPATGSRISPRTARPAVEVRPEPAVDVLERLRAGEARAAAQRSTAAPDGPTIPALDPASSSALLREAAADRLPAWVGVTDAVGATRRVLFHPASVEGGRVVGEVDGVPQVYSLHRITGVVIDG; this is translated from the coding sequence GTGCGTTCCCTCGCCGAGGACATCCGTCAGCGCTCCGACGCGGAGCTGACGGCACTGCTCGACCTCCGCCCGGACCTCGCCCGACCGCAGCCCGCCGACCTCACGGCCCTCGCCGCCCGGGCGAGCACCCGGGCGAGCACCGCCCGCGCCGTCGACCACCTCGACCTGCCGCACCTCACCGCCCTGCAGGCCTGCGCGATCGCCGGCTCCACGGACCCCGCGACGATCGCCCCCTTCGTCGGGGTGGACGAGGAGGAGGCCGGCACCCTCGTCGACGACCTGACGACCGCGGCCCTGCTGTGGCGCTCCCCCGACGGGCCGGCCCTGGTGCGCACCGTCACCGACGTCCTCGGCCCGCACCCGGCGGGGCTCGGCCCGAGCGCAGCCACCCTCGGCCACGCCCTGCCGCTCGACCTGCCGGCGACGCTCGCCGACCTCACCGTCGAGCAGACCCAGGTGCTCGCGCACATCACCGCCCACGGCCCCACCGCCACCGTCCCCGGCGACCCCGACGGGCGCACCGGGCGGGCCGTCGCCGAGCTCGTCGACGCCGGTCTGCTCGCCGCCCCCGACGGCGACCACGTCGTCGTGCCGCGCGAGGTGGGGCTGGCCGTCCGCGGTGGCCGGCTGCGGGCAGAGCCCGTCGGCGAGGTCACGCCCCCGCCGACCTACGACCCCGACGACGTCGACCGCGCCGCGACGGCCTCGGCCACCGAGCTCGTCGCCCTCGTCGACGAGCTGCTCGACCACGCCGACGACCTGCGTCCGCGCGTCCTGCGCAGCGGCGGCCTGGCCGTGCGCGACCTGCGCACCCTCGCCACCCGCATCGACCTCGACGAGACCGGCACGACGCTCCTGCTCGAGCTCGCCCTCGGCGCGGCCCTGCTCGCCGACGACCACGCCCTCGACCCGACCTGGCGCCTGACGACCCGCGTCGACGACTGGCGCGCCCTGCCACCCGCCCGGCGCTGGAGCGCGCTCGCCCTGCCGTGGCTGCACTCGCTGCGGGCGACGGTCGTGCCCGCGCCCGAGGACGGCGGGCGGGTCAACGCCCTGTCCGAGGGCATGGTCTGGCCGCCGGTGCGGGCGCTGCGCCACGAGGTGCTCGAGATCCTCGCCGCGCTCCCCGCCGGCAGCGCTCCCGACACGGCCACCGTCGTGCGCCTGCTCCACGAGCGCCGCCCGCGCCGCATGCCGCACCAGGCCGACGAGGTGATCGCCGCCCTGCTGCGCGAGGGCGAGACGCTCGGGGTCACCGGCCGCGGCGCCCTCGGCTCCTTCGGCCGGCTGCTGCTGAGCGACGAGGCCGCGGCGACCGACCGGCTCGCCGAGCTCGTCCCCGACCCCGTCGACCAGCTGCTCCTCCAGGCCGACCTCACGGCGGTCGTGCCGGGCACCCCGGTGCCGGAGCTCGCCGCCGTGCTGCGGCGCAGCTCGGTCCTGGAGTCCCGGGGCGGCGCGAGCGTGCACCGGTTCACCGAGACCGCGCTGCGCGGGGCCCTCGACGCGGGCTGGACCGCCGACGACCTGCTCGAGTCGCTCGCCCGCTTCAGCGCGACGCCCGTGCCCCAGCCCCTCGACTACCTCGTGCGCGACGTCGCCCGGCGCCACGGCCAGCTGCGCGTCGGGAGCGCCGGCAGCTATCTGCGCAGCGACGACCCGACGCACCTCGAGGCGCTGCTCGGCCACCGCGACCTCGGCCACCTGCAGCTGCGCCAGCTCGCACCGACCGTCCTCGTCTCCCCCGCGGGTCCGTCGACCCTCCTCGAGGCGCTGCGCGAGATCGGCGCCGCACCGGCGCTCGAGGGATCGGGCGGCGTCGTGAGCAGCCCGGCGACCGGCTCACGGATCTCGCCGCGCACCGCGCGGCCCGCCGTCGAGGTGCGCCCCGAGCCGGCGGTCGACGTGCTCGAGCGGCTGCGCGCCGGCGAGGCACGTGCTGCCGCGCAGCGGTCCACCGCGGCGCCCGACGGGCCGACCATCCCTGCACTCGACCCGGCGAGCAGCTCGGCGCTGCTGCGCGAGGCGGCCGCCGACCGGCTGCCGGCCTGGGTCGGGGTGACCGACGCGGTCGGCGCGACCCGCCGGGTGCTCTTCCACCCGGCGTCCGTCGAGGGCGGCCGGGTCGTCGGCGAGGTCGACGGGGTCCCGCAGGTCTACTCGCTGCACCGGATCACCGGCGTCGTCATCGACGGCTGA
- a CDS encoding MFS transporter, producing MTALPKDLPADEIGSGLAGFWRALPREGRFLLSTVALQHLGRGMTLPFTVIYLHEVRGFSLDTAGSIMALLALVAALAAAPLGALTDLLGARWMLIVAGVCQSLGAVALAFATSLPIAVLGAVLMGLSQSIGWSASNTFISALVRGPLRQRYFGVNFALLNLGIGAGGLIAGAFVDVTRPVTFETIFLVDAVLVLIPGIWLLGPLRHVHARAERPDDDSATASYATVLRLPGMRWVLLLALVTSFVGYGQLEAGIPAFAHGVAQVSTSVVGLAFAANTAVIVMLQFWVLQRIEGHRRTRVGLVMLGIWALAWLALGLSGQLPGSLAAAVLVVAFLTLFGLGETLLQPTLPAITNDMAPDHLRGRVNAAQSTAFMAGGVLGPLVAGVLLERDLSTTFVLVVVAGLVLTAWLFLRLERIISPTVNGLAVTATDEQPVR from the coding sequence GTGACCGCGCTGCCCAAGGACCTCCCCGCCGACGAGATCGGGTCCGGTCTGGCCGGCTTCTGGCGGGCGCTGCCGCGCGAAGGGAGGTTCCTCCTCTCCACGGTCGCGCTCCAGCACCTCGGGCGGGGCATGACCCTGCCCTTCACCGTGATCTACCTGCACGAGGTGCGGGGCTTCTCCCTCGACACCGCGGGTTCGATCATGGCGCTGCTCGCGCTGGTGGCCGCCCTCGCCGCGGCGCCCCTCGGTGCCCTCACCGACCTTCTCGGCGCCCGGTGGATGCTCATCGTCGCCGGCGTCTGCCAGAGCCTCGGCGCCGTCGCTCTGGCCTTCGCGACGAGCCTGCCGATCGCGGTCCTCGGCGCGGTCCTCATGGGGCTGTCGCAGAGCATCGGCTGGTCGGCGTCCAACACCTTCATCTCCGCCCTGGTGCGAGGACCCCTGCGGCAGCGGTACTTCGGGGTCAACTTCGCCCTGCTCAACCTCGGCATCGGCGCCGGCGGGCTCATCGCCGGGGCCTTCGTCGACGTCACCCGGCCGGTGACCTTCGAGACGATCTTCCTCGTCGACGCCGTGCTCGTCCTCATCCCCGGCATCTGGCTGCTCGGCCCCCTTCGTCATGTGCACGCGCGGGCCGAGCGCCCCGACGACGACTCCGCGACCGCGAGCTACGCGACGGTCCTGCGATTGCCCGGCATGCGCTGGGTGCTGCTGCTGGCGCTCGTCACGAGCTTCGTCGGCTACGGCCAGCTCGAAGCGGGCATCCCGGCCTTCGCGCACGGGGTCGCGCAGGTGAGCACGTCGGTCGTCGGTCTGGCCTTCGCCGCCAACACCGCCGTCATCGTCATGCTGCAGTTCTGGGTGCTCCAACGCATCGAGGGCCACCGGCGCACGCGCGTCGGCCTCGTCATGCTCGGCATCTGGGCCCTCGCGTGGCTGGCCCTCGGGCTGAGCGGCCAGCTCCCGGGGAGCCTGGCGGCCGCCGTGCTCGTCGTCGCCTTCCTCACCCTCTTCGGCCTCGGCGAGACCCTGCTGCAGCCGACGCTGCCCGCGATCACCAACGACATGGCGCCCGACCACCTGCGCGGGCGGGTCAACGCCGCGCAGTCCACGGCCTTCATGGCCGGCGGGGTGCTCGGACCGCTCGTCGCCGGGGTGCTCCTCGAGCGCGACCTGTCGACGACCTTCGTCCTCGTCGTCGTCGCAGGGCTCGTCCTCACGGCCTGGCTCTTCCTGCGGCTGGAGCGGATCATCAGCCCGACCGTCAACGGCCTGGCCGTGACCGCGACGGACGAGCAGCCCGTCCGCTGA
- a CDS encoding cold-shock protein — MPTGKVKWYDAEKGFGFISGDDGADIFLHANALPEGTTTLKGGTRVDYGVVEGRRGAQALAVKVLDTPPSVASNLRQRDRKSAEDMAAIVEDVIKLLDNVGNGLRRGRYPERAQGAKVAQVLRRIADDLEG, encoded by the coding sequence GTGCCCACTGGCAAGGTCAAGTGGTACGACGCGGAGAAGGGCTTCGGCTTCATCTCCGGGGACGACGGGGCGGACATCTTCCTCCACGCCAATGCCCTGCCCGAGGGCACGACGACGCTCAAGGGCGGTACCCGCGTGGACTACGGCGTCGTCGAGGGCCGCCGCGGCGCCCAGGCGCTGGCGGTCAAGGTCCTCGACACCCCGCCGAGCGTCGCCTCCAACCTGCGCCAGCGCGACCGCAAGAGCGCCGAGGACATGGCCGCGATCGTCGAGGACGTCATCAAGCTGCTCGACAACGTCGGCAACGGCCTGCGCCGTGGTCGCTACCCCGAGCGCGCCCAGGGCGCCAAGGTCGCGCAGGTCCTGCGCCGCATCGCCGACGACCTGGAGGGCTGA
- a CDS encoding DUF3027 domain-containing protein — translation MARAKTDAVLAAAVEPARRELLEATKGEGVGEHVGFTLDADRLGTHWFAATLPGYGGWHWAVTVTRAPRAKSATVCETQLLPGDDALLSPEWLPWADRLAPGDVGPGDVTPKIEDDPNLEAGFEATGEEDVDAVALWELGLGRPRVLSAEGRDQAAQRWYDGAHGPTAEVAVKAPARCDGCGYFLPMAGALRSVFGVCANEWSPSDGGVVSRDHGCGAHSEVDMAAPEPEKVGEPILDDEILETL, via the coding sequence ATGGCACGCGCCAAGACCGACGCCGTGCTCGCGGCCGCCGTCGAGCCGGCCCGCCGTGAGCTGCTCGAGGCGACGAAGGGGGAGGGGGTCGGCGAGCACGTCGGCTTCACCCTCGACGCCGACCGCCTCGGCACGCACTGGTTCGCCGCGACCCTGCCGGGCTACGGCGGCTGGCACTGGGCCGTCACCGTGACCCGCGCGCCCCGCGCCAAGAGCGCGACCGTGTGCGAGACCCAGCTGCTCCCCGGTGACGACGCGCTGCTGTCGCCGGAGTGGCTCCCGTGGGCCGACCGGCTCGCTCCCGGTGACGTCGGCCCCGGCGACGTGACCCCCAAGATCGAGGACGACCCCAACCTCGAGGCCGGCTTCGAGGCCACGGGCGAGGAGGACGTCGATGCCGTCGCCCTGTGGGAGCTCGGCCTCGGCCGCCCCCGCGTCCTGTCCGCCGAGGGCCGCGACCAGGCCGCCCAGCGCTGGTACGACGGCGCGCACGGCCCGACCGCCGAGGTCGCCGTCAAGGCGCCCGCCCGCTGCGACGGCTGCGGCTACTTCCTGCCGATGGCGGGCGCGCTGCGCTCGGTCTTCGGCGTCTGCGCCAACGAGTGGAGCCCGAGCGACGGCGGCGTCGTCAGCCGCGACCACGGCTGCGGTGCCCACTCCGAGGTCGACATGGCCGCCCCCGAGCCCGAGAAGGTCGGCGAACCGATCCTCGACGACGAGATCCTGGAGACCCTGTGA
- a CDS encoding NCS2 family permease, with protein MSTTAGSPSTQGSALERFFKISERGSTVGREVRGGFATFFTMAYIVVLNPLIIGTQEDSTGGFLGGGDGPNLAMVAACTALVAGVMTLLMGVVANYPLALAAGLGLNAFVAFGIAKLPEMTWADAMGLIVLEGLIILLLVLTGFRKAVLHAVPPQLKTAISVGIGLFITVVGLVDAGFVRKAEGGPLGELGVGGFLAGWPLLVFVIGLFIIITLHVRGVKGAILYGILGTTILAMVVEAVFDIGGQTNAKGELVNPTGWGLNVPSLPDSLVATPDFGLLGDFSLLGSFGKIGVVSAALLVFTILLADFFDTMGTMVAVGAEGDLLDEEGNPPGSQRILVVDSIAAVAGGAASVSSNTSYIESASGVGEGARTGLASVVTGVLFLLATFLSPLVAVVPYEAATPALVLVGFLMMQQVKEIDWDDLEIAIPAFLTIILMPFTYSITAGIGAGFVSYVFIKVVRGRAATIHPLMWLVAALFVLYFGIDPIKGILGVE; from the coding sequence GTGAGCACGACCGCCGGCAGCCCGTCGACGCAGGGCTCGGCCCTGGAGCGGTTCTTCAAGATCAGCGAGCGCGGGTCGACGGTCGGCCGTGAGGTCCGCGGTGGCTTCGCCACCTTCTTCACGATGGCCTACATCGTCGTGCTCAACCCCCTGATCATCGGCACCCAGGAGGACTCGACCGGAGGCTTCCTCGGTGGCGGCGACGGCCCCAACCTCGCGATGGTCGCGGCCTGCACGGCGCTCGTCGCCGGCGTCATGACGCTGCTCATGGGTGTCGTGGCCAACTACCCGCTGGCGCTCGCCGCGGGTCTGGGGCTCAACGCCTTCGTCGCCTTCGGCATCGCCAAGCTGCCGGAGATGACCTGGGCCGACGCGATGGGCCTGATCGTCCTCGAGGGCCTGATCATCCTGCTGCTCGTCCTCACCGGCTTCCGCAAGGCGGTGCTCCACGCGGTCCCGCCGCAGCTGAAGACCGCGATCAGCGTCGGCATCGGTCTCTTCATCACCGTCGTCGGCCTCGTCGACGCGGGCTTCGTCCGCAAGGCCGAAGGGGGTCCCCTGGGTGAGCTCGGCGTCGGCGGCTTCCTGGCCGGCTGGCCGCTCCTCGTCTTCGTCATCGGCCTCTTCATCATCATCACGCTGCACGTGCGCGGGGTGAAGGGCGCGATCCTCTACGGCATCCTCGGCACGACGATCCTCGCGATGGTCGTCGAGGCGGTCTTCGACATCGGCGGCCAGACCAATGCCAAGGGCGAGCTGGTCAACCCCACCGGCTGGGGGCTCAACGTGCCGAGCCTGCCGGACTCGCTCGTCGCGACCCCGGACTTCGGCCTGCTCGGCGACTTCAGCCTCCTCGGCTCCTTCGGCAAGATCGGCGTCGTCTCGGCGGCCCTGCTCGTCTTCACGATCCTGCTCGCCGACTTCTTCGACACGATGGGCACGATGGTCGCCGTCGGCGCCGAGGGCGACCTGCTCGACGAGGAGGGCAACCCGCCGGGCAGCCAGCGGATCCTCGTCGTCGACTCGATCGCCGCGGTCGCCGGTGGTGCCGCGTCGGTCAGCTCCAACACGAGCTACATCGAGTCCGCCTCCGGTGTCGGCGAGGGCGCGCGTACGGGCCTGGCCTCCGTCGTCACGGGCGTGCTCTTCCTGCTCGCGACCTTCCTCTCGCCGCTCGTCGCGGTCGTGCCCTACGAGGCCGCGACCCCGGCCCTGGTGCTCGTCGGATTCCTGATGATGCAGCAGGTCAAGGAGATCGACTGGGACGACCTCGAGATCGCCATCCCGGCCTTCCTGACGATCATCCTCATGCCCTTCACCTACTCGATCACCGCGGGCATCGGCGCCGGCTTCGTCAGCTATGTCTTCATCAAGGTGGTGCGCGGTCGTGCCGCGACGATCCACCCGCTGATGTGGCTCGTCGCCGCGCTCTTCGTCCTCTACTTCGGCATCGACCCGATCAAGGGGATCCTCGGCGTCGAGTGA
- a CDS encoding MarR family winged helix-turn-helix transcriptional regulator, with the protein MADHEVAQLGDDGVSALSEDLRLACMRISRRVRFESVDVIAPHQFSVLARLEDGPLTPRALADIEKVSAPSMTRTVGCLADEGLVERHDDPEDGRRVLVELTTAGREALTETRRRRDKWMTERVAELSGADQATLQAASAILRGIAAR; encoded by the coding sequence GTGGCAGATCACGAGGTGGCCCAGCTGGGCGACGACGGGGTGAGCGCGCTCAGCGAGGACCTGCGCCTGGCGTGCATGCGGATCAGCCGCCGGGTGCGCTTCGAGAGCGTCGACGTCATCGCGCCGCACCAGTTCTCCGTCCTCGCCCGGCTCGAGGACGGCCCGCTGACGCCGCGGGCCCTCGCCGACATCGAGAAGGTCTCCGCCCCGAGCATGACGCGCACCGTCGGCTGCCTCGCCGACGAGGGGCTCGTGGAGCGCCACGACGACCCGGAGGACGGGCGCCGGGTGCTCGTAGAGCTGACGACCGCCGGGCGCGAGGCCCTCACCGAGACCCGCCGCCGCCGGGACAAGTGGATGACCGAGCGGGTCGCCGAGCTCTCCGGCGCCGACCAGGCGACACTCCAGGCCGCGAGCGCCATCCTGCGGGGGATCGCGGCCCGATGA
- a CDS encoding MFS transporter translates to MSPTFASLSIRNYRIYALGAIISNVGTWMGRVAQDWVVLTELTDHSASALGIVTGLQFLPMLVLAPWTGAVVDRYPKRVLLYITQAALGLAALAGGLLVVTGTAALWHFYLLALVTGIATAFDNPTRQTFVSEMVPRERLSNAVALNSASFNLGRLIGPAVAGLVIAGIGSGQALLVNSLSFVTVIIALLSMRASELTPAPRVTGRGSALEGLRYVRGRPDIVLVMVLIFVLGTFGMNFQITIALMATQVFGKGAEEYGLLGSVMAIGSLSAALLAARRSEPRLRVLLLSLVGFTFAATGAALAPTYATFAVALAACGLTALTAMTTANAMVQMRTEATMRGRVMALYMAIFFGGTPLGAPIIGWIGDVLGPRWTIGIGAAAVGITLVVVSIWLGRHENVEVTYSSQRRPRVRVLSTPTHDVPEAAR, encoded by the coding sequence ATGAGCCCGACCTTCGCCTCCCTGTCGATCCGCAACTACCGCATCTACGCCCTCGGGGCGATCATCTCCAACGTCGGCACCTGGATGGGCCGCGTCGCGCAGGACTGGGTCGTGCTCACCGAGCTGACCGACCACTCGGCGAGCGCGCTCGGCATCGTCACCGGTCTGCAGTTCCTGCCGATGCTCGTGCTCGCGCCGTGGACCGGAGCGGTGGTCGACCGCTACCCGAAGCGGGTGCTGCTCTACATCACCCAGGCCGCGCTCGGCCTCGCCGCCCTCGCCGGCGGTCTCCTCGTCGTCACCGGCACCGCCGCGCTGTGGCACTTCTACCTGCTGGCCCTCGTCACCGGCATCGCGACCGCCTTCGACAACCCGACGCGGCAGACCTTCGTCTCCGAGATGGTGCCCCGCGAGCGGCTGAGCAATGCCGTGGCGCTCAACAGCGCCTCCTTCAACCTCGGCCGGCTCATCGGCCCGGCCGTCGCGGGCCTGGTCATCGCCGGCATCGGTTCCGGGCAGGCGCTGCTCGTCAACTCGCTGTCCTTCGTCACCGTGATCATCGCGCTGCTGTCGATGCGGGCGAGCGAGCTGACCCCGGCGCCACGCGTGACCGGCCGCGGGTCGGCGCTCGAGGGGTTGCGCTACGTGCGCGGGCGCCCCGACATCGTGCTCGTCATGGTGCTGATCTTCGTGCTGGGCACCTTCGGCATGAACTTCCAGATCACCATCGCGCTCATGGCGACCCAGGTCTTCGGCAAGGGCGCGGAGGAGTACGGCCTGCTCGGCTCGGTCATGGCGATCGGCTCGCTGAGCGCCGCGCTCCTCGCCGCCCGCCGCAGCGAGCCGCGCCTGCGGGTGCTGCTGCTCTCGCTCGTCGGCTTCACCTTCGCCGCGACCGGCGCCGCCCTCGCCCCGACCTACGCGACCTTTGCCGTCGCGCTCGCCGCGTGCGGCCTGACCGCACTCACGGCGATGACGACGGCCAATGCCATGGTCCAGATGCGCACCGAGGCGACGATGCGTGGCCGGGTCATGGCCCTCTACATGGCGATCTTCTTCGGCGGCACGCCGCTCGGCGCCCCGATCATCGGCTGGATCGGCGACGTCCTCGGCCCGCGCTGGACGATCGGCATCGGGGCGGCCGCGGTCGGGATCACGCTCGTCGTGGTGTCGATCTGGCTCGGTCGGCACGAGAATGTCGAGGTGACCTACTCCAGCCAGCGCCGCCCGCGCGTGCGGGTGCTCTCGACCCCGACCCACGACGTCCCCGAGGCCGCCCGATGA
- a CDS encoding glycosyltransferase family 39 protein, producing the protein MFHGDWLVNAQHPPLVKQLMAVAQLVLGDTRVAARLPSAVAAWVTGLLLAVLVWRTGRPGRWSAAAGIGTALLWWTLPFDPARVATLEAVTCALVVAALLAWVLATTGRDPRWLLVGGAVAGLAGAAKLTGGLALVGLLPAALLLARDLGTRRVLPFALGSGVAAVVAWVFTFVPMEGDALAAMTTPVTFQLGHAEAGHDVLLAGTTYRYAPAWASGWLFVDALGPLAAGGLTLAALVGVLRHPRTTAPVAVTLVALVAALSSSPVQLSHYQFAWWPLFVALAGAGLAPRRTRRGPTRPLWQGAAATLAVLVALAPVARLSVDHVRDVAATRTSGLLLAPHLVDREIGRGAPLVIWADPWTTRTALPDQRLTTRMPRSLAPRALLVDRQWAGREGKELGLWLGCRPVPYAEHDLGEVIVYVREREPRAGEVAGPLCGPLLDAPADARPAPGDVP; encoded by the coding sequence ATGTTCCACGGCGACTGGTTGGTCAATGCGCAGCACCCACCGCTCGTCAAGCAGCTCATGGCGGTGGCCCAGCTCGTCCTCGGCGACACCCGCGTCGCCGCCCGGCTGCCCTCCGCCGTCGCCGCCTGGGTCACCGGCCTGCTGCTGGCGGTCCTCGTGTGGCGGACCGGCCGACCGGGTCGCTGGAGCGCCGCCGCCGGGATCGGCACCGCGCTGCTGTGGTGGACGCTGCCCTTCGACCCGGCGCGGGTGGCCACCCTCGAGGCGGTCACCTGCGCGCTCGTCGTCGCCGCCCTGCTCGCGTGGGTGCTCGCGACGACCGGCCGCGACCCGCGGTGGCTGCTCGTCGGCGGTGCCGTGGCCGGGCTCGCCGGGGCGGCCAAGCTCACCGGCGGCCTCGCGCTCGTCGGGCTGCTGCCCGCGGCGCTGCTCCTCGCCCGTGACCTCGGCACCCGGCGGGTCCTCCCCTTCGCCCTCGGGTCGGGGGTGGCGGCGGTGGTCGCCTGGGTCTTCACCTTCGTCCCGATGGAGGGCGATGCGCTGGCGGCGATGACGACGCCGGTGACCTTCCAGCTCGGGCACGCCGAGGCGGGGCACGACGTGCTGCTCGCCGGCACGACCTATCGCTATGCCCCGGCGTGGGCGTCGGGGTGGCTCTTCGTCGACGCGCTCGGCCCGCTGGCGGCCGGTGGGCTCACCCTCGCGGCGCTCGTCGGGGTGCTGCGGCACCCGCGGACCACGGCGCCCGTGGCGGTCACGCTCGTCGCCCTCGTCGCCGCGCTGAGCAGCTCGCCCGTGCAGCTCTCGCACTACCAGTTCGCCTGGTGGCCGCTGTTCGTCGCGCTCGCCGGTGCCGGGCTCGCGCCGCGCCGCACTCGCCGGGGCCCGACCCGTCCCCTCTGGCAGGGCGCCGCCGCGACGCTCGCCGTGCTCGTCGCGCTCGCGCCCGTGGCCCGCCTGTCCGTCGACCACGTCCGGGACGTCGCCGCCACCCGCACCTCGGGGCTGCTGCTCGCACCGCACCTCGTCGACCGCGAGATCGGCCGCGGCGCACCGCTCGTCATCTGGGCGGACCCGTGGACGACCCGCACCGCGCTGCCCGACCAGCGCCTGACGACGCGCATGCCGCGCAGCCTCGCGCCGCGGGCGCTGCTCGTCGACCGGCAGTGGGCCGGGCGCGAGGGCAAGGAGCTCGGCCTGTGGCTGGGCTGCCGACCGGTGCCCTATGCCGAGCACGACCTCGGCGAGGTCATCGTCTACGTCCGCGAGCGCGAGCCGCGCGCGGGCGAGGTCGCAGGCCCGCTGTGCGGCCCGCTGCTCGACGCGCCGGCCGATGCCCGTCCGGCGCCGGGCGACGTGCCGTAG